A section of the Bombus terrestris chromosome 2, iyBomTerr1.2, whole genome shotgun sequence genome encodes:
- the LOC100649798 gene encoding serine/arginine repetitive matrix protein 2, which translates to MCDLAKKMKDSSVKNNVQNESMDQFYTKQSVDKKESTLKSTNEDVQRAIEGLKDIPDEELQEFLDDEDFMEGLDVVDAWEGDEEKGREVEFKTTHVKDQEQKRPSRERYRRDHKGSYNRERPKREEKKHEEIRRDPSKSTKDIERDKIRTKRDNESKLLAEKEKAIKHLLDSDNVVPPGTETEAIQSITERQNIEQAQMHVRRSRERRRSIERQRGNSLRRRTPDRIRLNSPRRKSPLILSPERCRSTFKMSNERHRSPLKFSPDKRRSPRFNCGRRSPFGFSPERRRSPIRRLSWERRTSADRRWSAERHRRRINIHERRRSRSRDRQRSRSMERLRRKVSRSPISRRYSPRRRSRTRSRSLERRRKRSPFINELTRQLRNEAIMTSHMNSGYTHPSPMDGISPLMNNVYQQEAESRPSMPIPSYMHQTGLAPPMSSNITTGGPPFMNFENSSQPMNFDSVPLHPLPQTEYVSGPVMYNQPNTGSIQSTHRPALLPAPISSPQHESAASTVEHIQTYNSSHGIPSTRQSPIQNFEFSNKSKDTISQNYRERRFTDSYNGYHTSQEERLKTPEPPVISDTKQFEKTSLSSLLEASVSAKDSTSLPVLYPGFKPEILRHCEHALRELPIEDLRLKMKGRFFYDPKKENIQSEQNVYSSNSILLQKNKSKIYWEEEEGQHPTSIKQNVQMHQKICQTDEVETNTKFVQASVTMVDSEVQVYPQDLQYAVKEEKRPIMDRLDWNVRETFDCTPKFREADDLRWSLSNSSQKRTWNRTVSPPRRIDDRKHRIDSISSLDHGSRNMKLESPIRNRDNFSSHKGSVRDHYVHERYSPNYRHSLEGRDEFHENRSDHSRGESPMMLEDSAEELELEHTFQRGTDWHGRGKLPRGRSSSLMKHVYRGKHSGGRSYRGRGNFRGKF; encoded by the exons ATGTGTGATTTagcaaaaaaaatgaaagattcAAGTGTTAAGAACAATGTGCAAAATGAATCAATGGATCAGTTTTATACAAAACAAAGTGTTGATAAGAAAGAATCTACATTAAAAAGTACAAATGAAGATGTTCAACGTGCAATTGAAGGTTTAAAGGATATACCAGATGAGGAACTTCAAGAATTTCTTGATGATGAAGATTTTATGGAAGGTTTAGATGTTGTTGATGCTTGGGAAGGTGATGAAGAAAAAGGTCGTGAAGTTGAATTTAAAACTACCCATGTTAAGGATCAAGAACAAAAACGTCCTTCTAG GGAAAGATATCGACGTGACCACAAAGGATCTTACAATCGTGAAAGGccgaagagagaagaaaagaaacatgAAGAAATCCGTCGTGATCCTTCTAAAAGCACAAAAGATATAGAGAGGGACAAAATACGTACGAAAAGAGATAATGAAAGCAAACTTCTAGCTGAAAAAGAGAAAGCTATTAAACATTTGTTGGACTCTGATAATGTTGTACCTCCAGGTACAGAAACTGAAGCTATTCAGAGCATTACAGAGAGACAAAATATAGAACAAGCACAGATGCATGTGCGTAGGAGCCGAGAGCGACGTAGAAGTATAGAACGTCAAAGAGGAAACTCATTACGGCGTAGAACTCCAGACAGAATTAGACTAAATTCTCCTCGACGTAAATCTCCCCTAATATTAAGTCCAGAACGTTGTAGAAGTACTTTCAAGATGAGCAATGAGAGACATCGAAGTCCATTGAAATTTAGTCCTGACAAAAGAAGAAGTCCAAGATTTAATTGTGGTCGTAGAAGCCCTTTTGGATTCAGTCCAGAACGACGAAGAAGTCCAATTAGACGACTTAGTTGGGAACGAAGAACAAGTGCAGATAGAAGATGGAGTGCTGAACGACACAGGAGACGTATAAATATACATGAACG CCGAAGAAGTCGGTCCCGTGATCGACAACGAAGTCGCAGTATGGAACGTCTTAGAAGAAAGGTCAGCCGCTCACCAATTAGTAGACGTTACAGTCCTCGTCGTCGAAGTCGAACTCGAAGTAGATCATTAGAACGTCGAAGGAAACGATCTCCCTTTATTAATGAACTTACAAGGCAACTAAGGAATGAAGCTATAATGACATCACACATGAATTCTGGATATACACATCCTTCGCCTATGGATGGCATATCACCTCTAATGAATAATGTATATCAGCAAGAAGCAGAATCTAGACCATCAATGCCAATACCATCTTACATGCATCAAACTGGATTAGCACCACCAATGTCATCAAATATAACAACTGGTGGTCCACCTTTcatgaattttgaaaattcatctcAGCCAATGAATTTTGATTCTGTTCCATTACATCCATTACCTCAAACTGAATATGTTTCTGGTCCAGTAATGTATAATCAACCAAATACTGGTTCTATTCAGTCAACACATCGACCAGCACTTCTTCCAGCACCAATTTCATCACCACAACATGAATCTGCTGCATCTACAGTGGAACATATACAAACATATAATTCATCTCATGGCATTCCTTCGACTCGTCAATCTCcaattcaaaattttgaattttctaataaatctaAGGATACAATCTCACAAAACTACAGGGAACGTAGATTTACGGATTCTTATAATGGATATCATACCTCACAAGAAGAACGATTGAAGACTCCTGAACCACCAGTCATCTCAGATACAAaa CAATTTGAAAAAACAAGTTTATCCAGTCTGTTAGAAGCATCTGTTTCCGCTAAAG atTCAACTAGTCTGCCAGTCTTGTATCCAG GATTCAAACCAGAAATATTACGTCACTGTGAACATGCTTTACGCGAACTTCCTATTGAAGATCTTCGTTTAAAAATGAAAGGACGATTTTTCTATGATCCAAAGAAGGAGAATATACAAAGTGAACAAAATGTATATTCGTCAAATTCGATTCTTTTACAAAAGAACAAAAGCAAAATCTATtgggaagaggaagaaggacaACATCCAACTTCCATAAAGCAAAATGTACAAATGCACCAAAAAATTTGTCAAACTGATGAAGTGGAAACAAATACGAAATTTGTTCAAGCGAGCGTTACTATGGTAGATTCTGAAGTACAAGTATATCCTCAAGATTTACAATATGCtgttaaagaagaaaaacgaccTATTATGGATCGTTTAGATTGGAATGTGCGTGAAACATTTGATTGTACACCTAAATTTCGAGAGGCTGACGACTTGAGATGGAGTTTAAGTAATTCTTCTCAAAAAAGAACTTGGAATAGAACAGTATCacctcctagaagaattgatgATCGTAAACATCGTATAGATTCTATATCTTCCTTAGATCATGGTTcaagaaatatgaaattagaATCTCCAATAAGAAACAGAGATAATTTCTCCAGTCATAAAGGATCTGTACGAGATCATTATGTCCATGAAAGATATTCACCTAATTACAGGCATTCTTTAGAAGGACGTGATGAATTTCATGAAAACAGAAGTGATCATAGTCGAGGTGAAAGTCCAATGATGTTAGAAGATTCTGCAGAAGAATTGGAATTGGAACATACATTCCAAAGGGGAACAGATTGGCATGGAAGAGGGAAATTACCAAGAGGTAGATCAAGTTCACTAATGAAACATGTGTACAGAGGAAAGCATTCAGGTGGAAGATCTTATCGCGGGCGTGGaaattttcgtggaaaattctaa
- the LOC100649915 gene encoding CLK4-associating serine/arginine rich protein isoform X1, whose amino-acid sequence MSFSVKKTGGRMWHEARKQEKKIRGMLVDYRRRAERRRDYYEKIKSDPTQFLQLHGRPCKIHLDPAIATAGDSPANMMPWQGNEDNLIDRFDVRAHLDWIPEAPDSIDVDIALTSEDRHINYERYRIIVQNEFLGVTEEKFLHQIHLEEQFGSSTKLDSARDKKKSCNSVAIGYNYETEEPITETVKSLDTVISDEKADDEDSDIDLDICVDVSQIEPSQAHEMNLVAQKYGLLGADYFSFLTQDFEEAETLRQARKQEEEKAMYSGRRSRRERRAFREKKMIGRVMSPPSYAARESPEYNPYRKSSSKSRSRSVSPINTGQITYITSFGGEEETHGSSSHVTSSNSKKVNYSHLRRRRSDSPTLNERTINRKLSKSRSRSCSRSVNKSKSYRNRDRKRSASRTRSRRTRSRHRKITRSRTRSRSRRSRTRSESRSRYRSFTRSRSRTISRSRSRSRSRPKRSRSSSSSSISRSKSRSRSRSKSHNRSHSRDSYRRRHYSPSKSVSKSRSRTKSQSRSRSRSRSQSRCKRSRSVENKVPALPRYYGRRGKSSSLELELSDNEEKVSPAASKLTVTNITNMNKPKAGLSTNSGGGHKSLKITPQERLKKKMQALLNRQYKADKKAEQLRIEKMEQQRQDREDEIREMSLKLRRKQRERRHRYEGHSSDSHSSVSRTPSPGRSPRIVRRERKDRDVRDFEHDRERERDRERDRRDDREKFRSESRRRYRDSPLRSLSPRNSRGLVDY is encoded by the exons ATGAGTTTTTCCGTAAAAAAGACAGGTGGTAGAATGTGGCATGAAGCACGAAAACAGGAAAAGAAAATTCGTGGAATGCTGGTAGATTATCGTCGTAGAGCTGAACGTCGACGAGActattatgaaaaaatt aaatcagATCCTACTCAATTTTTACAACTTCATGGAAGACCTTGCAAAATACATTTGGATCCAGCAATTGCTACTGCTGGCGACAGTCCTGCAAATAT GATGCCCTGGCAAGGAAATGAAGACAATCTTATTGACCGATTTGATGTACGTGCTCATCTTGATTGGATACCAGAAGCACCAGATTCTATTGATGTAGATATTGCTCTCACTAGTGAAGACAGACATATCAATTATGAACGTTATCGTATTATTGTTCAAAACGAATTTTTAGGAG TAACGGAAGAAAAATTTTTACACCAAATACATTTGGAAGAACAATTTGGTTCATCAACAAAGTTAGATTCCGCTAGGGATAAGAAGAAATCATGTAATAGTGTCGCGATTGGATATAATTATGAAACAGAAGAACCAATAACTGAAACAGTAAAATCATTGGATACTGTTATATCTGATGAAAAAGCAGATGATGAAGACAGTGATATAGATCTAG ATATTTGTGTAGATGTATCTCAAATAGAGCCATCACAAGCGCATGAAATGAACTTAGTAGCTCAAAAATATGGGCTTTTAGGCGCTGATTATTTTAGTTTTTTAACACAAGATTTTGAAGAAGCTGAAACATTGAGACAAGCACgtaaacaagaagaagaaaaagctaTGTACtcg GGTAGAAGATCACGTAGAGAAAGACGCGCATTTAGAGAAAAAAAGATGATTGGACGAGTTATGAGTCCACCTAG TTATGCAGCAAGGGAAAGTCCTGAATACAATCCCTATAGAAAATCTTCATCCAAATCTCGCTCGAGATCTGTTTCGCCTATAAACACTGGACAAATAACTTATATTACAAGTTTTGGCGGTGAAGAAGAGACTCATGGAAGTTCGTCTCATGTCACTTCATCCAACTCGAAAAAAGTCAATTACTCTCATCTTAGACGTAGAAGATCAGACAGTCCAACACTTAATGAACGTACAATTAATAGAAAACTTTCAAAATCAAGATCTAGGAGTTGCTCTCGATCTGTTAATAAATCTAAATCGTACAGAAACCGTGATAGGAAACGAAGTGCGTCGAGGACCAG atCAAGAAGAACACGTTCGAGACATAGAAAAATCACAAGATCGCGAACAAGAAGTCGTTCAAGACGATCACGAACTCGAAGTGAATCTAGATCTCGATATAGGAGTTTTACTAGGTCTCGTTCGCGCACCATTTCAAGGTCTAGATCTAGATCCCGCTCTCGTCCAAAAAGATCTAGAAGTTCATCTTCGAGCAGTATATCTAGATCAAAATCAAGATCGAGATCAAGATCTAAATCACATAACAGAAGTCACTCAAGAGATAGTTATCGTCGAAGACATTATTCTCCATCGAAATCAGTATCTAAATCTCGATCCAGAACTAAATCTCAATCTAGATCTAGATCAAGATCAAGAAGTCAATCCAGATGCAAACGATCTCGTAGTGTCGAAAATAAAGTGCCAGCACTGCCAAG ATATTACGGTCGACGTGGGAAATCATCAAGTTTGGAATTAGAATTATCAGATAACGAAGAAAAAGTCTCTCCGGCAGCATCGAAACTAACGGTTACTAATATCACGAacat gaACAAGCCAAAAGCAGGGTTAAGTACAAATTCTGGTGGCGGACACAAA TCACTGAAGATCACACCCCAGGAACGGCTTAAGAAGAAGATGCAAGCTTTATTAAATAGACAGt ataaaGCTGATAAAAAAGCCGAGCAACTTAGAATTGAAAAAATGGAACAACAAAGGCAAGATCGAGAAGATGAAATTCGAGAAATGTCTTTGAAGTTACGTAGAAA acAAAGAGAACGAAGACATCGGTATGAAGGTCATAGCTCTGATTCACATTCCTCTGTATCGCGTACGCCAAGCCCTGGTCGTAGTCCACGAATTGTCCGTCGAGAAAGGAAAGATAGGGATGTGAGGGATTTCGAACACGATCGTGAACGGGAAAGAGATAGAGAACGAGACAGACGAGATGATCGAGAAAAGTTTAGAAGTGAATCTCGTAGGAGATACAGAGATTCTCCACTTCGTTCTTTAAGTCCAAGAAATAGCCG GGGCCTAGTCGATTATTGA
- the LOC100649915 gene encoding CLK4-associating serine/arginine rich protein isoform X2, with protein sequence MSFSVKKTGGRMWHEARKQEKKIRGMLVDYRRRAERRRDYYEKIKSDPTQFLQLHGRPCKIHLDPAIATAGDSPANMMPWQGNEDNLIDRFDVRAHLDWIPEAPDSIDVDIALTSEDRHINYERYRIIVQNEFLGVTEEKFLHQIHLEEQFGSSTKLDSARDKKKSCNSVAIGYNYETEEPITETVKSLDTVISDEKADDEDSDIDLDICVDVSQIEPSQAHEMNLVAQKYGLLGADYFSFLTQDFEEAETLRQARKQEEEKAMYSGRRSRRERRAFREKKMIGRVMSPPSYAARESPEYNPYRKSSSKSRSRSVSPINTGQITYITSFGGEEETHGSSSHVTSSNSKKVNYSHLRRRRSDSPTLNERTINRKLSKSRSRSCSRSVNKSKSYRNRDRKRSASRTRSRRTRSRHRKITRSRTRSRSRRSRTRSESRSRYRSFTRSRSRTISRSRSRSRSRPKRSRSSSSSSISRSKSRSRSRSKSHNRSHSRDSYRRRHYSPSKSVSKSRSRTKSQSRSRSRSRSQSRCKRSRSVENKVPALPRYYGRRGKSSSLELELSDNEEKVSPAASKLTVTNITNMNKPKAGLSTNSGGGHKVITEDHTPGTA encoded by the exons ATGAGTTTTTCCGTAAAAAAGACAGGTGGTAGAATGTGGCATGAAGCACGAAAACAGGAAAAGAAAATTCGTGGAATGCTGGTAGATTATCGTCGTAGAGCTGAACGTCGACGAGActattatgaaaaaatt aaatcagATCCTACTCAATTTTTACAACTTCATGGAAGACCTTGCAAAATACATTTGGATCCAGCAATTGCTACTGCTGGCGACAGTCCTGCAAATAT GATGCCCTGGCAAGGAAATGAAGACAATCTTATTGACCGATTTGATGTACGTGCTCATCTTGATTGGATACCAGAAGCACCAGATTCTATTGATGTAGATATTGCTCTCACTAGTGAAGACAGACATATCAATTATGAACGTTATCGTATTATTGTTCAAAACGAATTTTTAGGAG TAACGGAAGAAAAATTTTTACACCAAATACATTTGGAAGAACAATTTGGTTCATCAACAAAGTTAGATTCCGCTAGGGATAAGAAGAAATCATGTAATAGTGTCGCGATTGGATATAATTATGAAACAGAAGAACCAATAACTGAAACAGTAAAATCATTGGATACTGTTATATCTGATGAAAAAGCAGATGATGAAGACAGTGATATAGATCTAG ATATTTGTGTAGATGTATCTCAAATAGAGCCATCACAAGCGCATGAAATGAACTTAGTAGCTCAAAAATATGGGCTTTTAGGCGCTGATTATTTTAGTTTTTTAACACAAGATTTTGAAGAAGCTGAAACATTGAGACAAGCACgtaaacaagaagaagaaaaagctaTGTACtcg GGTAGAAGATCACGTAGAGAAAGACGCGCATTTAGAGAAAAAAAGATGATTGGACGAGTTATGAGTCCACCTAG TTATGCAGCAAGGGAAAGTCCTGAATACAATCCCTATAGAAAATCTTCATCCAAATCTCGCTCGAGATCTGTTTCGCCTATAAACACTGGACAAATAACTTATATTACAAGTTTTGGCGGTGAAGAAGAGACTCATGGAAGTTCGTCTCATGTCACTTCATCCAACTCGAAAAAAGTCAATTACTCTCATCTTAGACGTAGAAGATCAGACAGTCCAACACTTAATGAACGTACAATTAATAGAAAACTTTCAAAATCAAGATCTAGGAGTTGCTCTCGATCTGTTAATAAATCTAAATCGTACAGAAACCGTGATAGGAAACGAAGTGCGTCGAGGACCAG atCAAGAAGAACACGTTCGAGACATAGAAAAATCACAAGATCGCGAACAAGAAGTCGTTCAAGACGATCACGAACTCGAAGTGAATCTAGATCTCGATATAGGAGTTTTACTAGGTCTCGTTCGCGCACCATTTCAAGGTCTAGATCTAGATCCCGCTCTCGTCCAAAAAGATCTAGAAGTTCATCTTCGAGCAGTATATCTAGATCAAAATCAAGATCGAGATCAAGATCTAAATCACATAACAGAAGTCACTCAAGAGATAGTTATCGTCGAAGACATTATTCTCCATCGAAATCAGTATCTAAATCTCGATCCAGAACTAAATCTCAATCTAGATCTAGATCAAGATCAAGAAGTCAATCCAGATGCAAACGATCTCGTAGTGTCGAAAATAAAGTGCCAGCACTGCCAAG ATATTACGGTCGACGTGGGAAATCATCAAGTTTGGAATTAGAATTATCAGATAACGAAGAAAAAGTCTCTCCGGCAGCATCGAAACTAACGGTTACTAATATCACGAacat gaACAAGCCAAAAGCAGGGTTAAGTACAAATTCTGGTGGCGGACACAAAGTCA TCACTGAAGATCACACCCCAGGAACGGCTTAA